In the genome of Candoia aspera isolate rCanAsp1 chromosome 4, rCanAsp1.hap2, whole genome shotgun sequence, the window ATTACTAACATATATTATGAGTATGTAAAAGATACTATAAGTTTTGAACATAGTAAAAATATTACAGTAACcattatacttatcaatagtacTTTTAGTATAACTGAAATCTGAAACACCATCATGTAGGCTTCCTAGAATTAGATTTAGCTTTAAATTGGGAGAAATAAAGATACATAAGAAGAGAGGATTATAAGTATTTTTTTTGTTAAAACCTTAGTATAGTGCACTGTGATTTAATcgattaatgaattaattaaatgagACTGTTATTTTAAGGAAATTGTCACAGACATTCTTTTGGATCAACAGATCATGTGACAAAACTGGAATGAGGAACAAAAGCTGTGTGTCCACCTTCGTGATGATAGGTCTCTCTGAGAAACCTAAGCTGCAGTTGGTACTCTTCATTCTATTCCTTTCTGTTTATATTGTTGCCCTGATTGGAAATCTAGCCATCATTGCTGCCATCATTGCCTATCCTAAACTTCACAGGCCAAtgtatttcttcctcttccacttGGCTGTGGTAGACATAATCTGCACCTCTGCCATTATTCCCAAGATGCTAGGAAACATAGCAACCTTCAGCAAGGGTATCTCCTACTCTGGCTGTATAGTTCAACTCTATTCCTTCACCTGGTGTTTGGGAGCTGAGATGGTCCTCTTCACCATCATGGCTTATGATCGATATGTGGCCATATGCCATCCTCTGCATTATACCATCATGATGAGCAAGAAGGTATGCATGGCTCTATCTACAGTGGTGATTCTTATAGCTATTAGTAACTCATGGGTTCATACTGGTCTAATTATGAGGCTCACCTTCTGTGGTCCCAATGGTATCAATCACTTCTTCTGTGAGATCCCTCCACTTCTGGCTCTCTCCTGCAGCCCAGTAAGAATAAATGAAGTCTGGGTCTTCACAGCAGACATCTTCCTAGCTATGGGAAACTTTTTGCTAACATGCTTATCTTACTGCTTCATTGTTAGGACAATCTTTAAAATCAAGacttctgaaggaaagaaaaaggcattcTCCACGTGTTCATCCCACCTTATTGTTGTGACATTGTATTACTCTACAGTCATTTATACTTATATACGTCCAGCCTCCAGCTATAACTTTCAAAGAGATAAAGCAGTTGCTGCCCTATACACATTGGTTACACCAGTTTTGAATCCCATAGTCTATTCTCTGAGAAATAATGATGTCAAGGCAGCGCttaaaaaagttttctttatAACATGAGTTAGATAAACAAGTCTCTCCATGTTCTTTCAGCAGAAATTCAGTGTTATGTTTTGAGttctcattttctgttttgttttgtttttgaagatgGTTTTAATTGTAAATGTGAATGTACAATATAAATCACTTGTTTTTCCAATTCTTTATCACTTGCAGCACTGTAAGTGAACTGACTCTATTTCAAAATACATTGCTGATGAGATGAAATAGGAGGTTTCTCTCTATAGTACTTGACTGATGTTGGTCCATTCATATGCACAGATTGTTAGTGTCAAgagatgtgtgtatgtatgtgactCAATCCTGTGTGATTTAGAAAGGCCAGTTTGAGGCCTCTTGTTTCCAGTGAAGAAATTTAGTTGACATGACTGCATGATTTTCTTCCAATTGTTATGGTCCTAAAGCAAACAAACTAGTGAACAAGATGAATCTATGGTGAGGTGGTACATGCAACAGTTGCCCTCCTGGCTCTACTTACAGATTCTGAATAAGTTTGTTAGGTACCAAGACTCTGGAGAAGTTGAAAACCATTTTTTAGAACATAAGGAAAATACTCCAACagcaaatcaaaatcaaaagacTGTTAATTTAGTCAATAACtagaaaattttgaaaaaaaatagtacaacaccaaagtaaaatcaaatagatgATATAAAATACTGACATAACAACAGAAAAGGATTGAGGACAAATTAAGACTCCTTAGATATTTTGGAGAGATGTTGTTATATGTTTCTGGTTTTCTCCAGTAATATTCATATTCTTTCCTTGATGTTTCATTGTATATCAGTTTCAAAGAAATTGCTTTGTGAAGAAATATTCAATTGGCTTAATTACAATGAttgtaaatcttataaataagtaaagatttaataaaataaagtgtCCTACATTAAATATCCTTCCTATTTACCCCAGGCTTTAAGTGTGCCTCAAAAATGGATTACTATGAAGAGAATACATAACAAGAAATTAGGTTGGCATTCATTGTGCTTTCTAAATTCTCTCTTTCCTAACTTCTTCTGTATCCTTTCCATCCTAAAACTTTCCACAACTGTTGGGACTATAATTCCCAAATTTTCCAGCCAGTATGGAAATATATGATTGGAAATTTGGGGGATTATAATTCCAATAGCCTCTAGTAATCATTGTAATTATATTTGTAAAGGAAGCAGCAGTAGTAGTAACAGCACCAGTGTTATTTACAATAGAACTGTTATAGGTATGTTAAttcaaacaaaaaacagaatagcattcaaaatatgtatatacaaataaaattcaGCACTAATACGAATTATGTTTTACAAATacgaataattaaaaatatacaaaacagagaaaagtccaggtggagaggaaaaaaataactgcaataaagaaaaaaaaaacagtctgcaCTTCTGAACCATCCATAGTATTTGAACTGTCTTTAAAGGGTGCTTCTCATAGAACACATTATGTTGTTGAAGACTTGATGTAAGGATGGTGTGCATGTCTATATTTAGATCCACCTCCTGTATAGGGTCGCAGAAGATAACTTGACTTAAGCTGAGCAAACACACTCCTGATGACTGCTGCCATTTATGCTTCTATTATCAGCAGGAATAGAGGTTGCCAAGTATGGATTTGATCCTTCAGGGGACAACAATCCCATCCAATACCAGTTGAATCCCTCAAACCAGTTCAGTAGGTTTCATTCAAAGTCTTTTGAATTTGAGCTGATTAAATTTCAGCATCTTCCTCTAAGCATACTCAGGAGTTCCACTGATTCCATGACATTAATATgtggaaatgaaataaaagttgATGCAAAACAAAACTACAGCTGTGCAACATCTGAATAATGGTAAGACTGCCCCCAGTTCTCAGGTTGTCTAACTGTAtcaccctccctcccccctctcatAGATATTAAATATTATGGGGGATAAGATAGAAAATTGGAGTACCCCACTATGCAAATGCAGTACAGTAGAGCAGAAGATTCTTAGGGTAACCTTCTGATACTGGCATCCCTTATAATCAGTTAGTTGAAGAAAAGTTAGTTAAAGAGAAGTTAGTTAAAAGTGGTCTGGATGGCCACGTATTAGGTAGATCCACAGCTGGCTTGAAAACCCTACTCATCAGTGCTGCTCCCTATagaaggactctagacagaccttTATTTTGTCTaatcttgaagaaatttccatgcaGGGAGCATGATTTCtacttataggtagtcctcacttaatgtccattcattcagcaaccattcaaagttatgatggctctgaaaaaaattacttgtgactggtccttgaactttCAACCATCACAGTGCCCCCATAGTCATATGATAAAAATTGGAGCCAGCCCACATCTGTGACAGTCCTCCGCTGTCCCCACCCCCACAGCTGACCTTCATCATCTTTGCCTGCCTCCTCTCTGCTGGCCACATGCAGGGAGGTGccacagctctggggcttcttGCTGTGCTGTGGCTCTTGGGCTTCTTGCACCCTTGTGCATCTTCCTCCACTCAGCAGCAGTCACCCGCAGCCCTGTTGAGCCTCATCGGCCATCCatgcaccctcacacacccttcCCTACCTGGCAGCACCCACCTGGCAGCACCCTCACACACTCTttccctgcctgccagcctgcttgtaagccacctgggaactgcaacttcctgctggcttccccactgactttggttgttggaagttGTGAgcaggtcctcgcttaatgatctacaatccttgcttaacatcAATGTGGATTGCAGGAATTGACATTGCTGAGTGacgcagtcacgtgacattgtgctttatgaccacaccACTTATCTCAAGTTATAGCATAACAAGATTGTTATATCTTGAAAGTCTCTTTACATATAAGGAAGACTTTGTGCATGTAGCCTATTTGCTATATATAAAAGTAGCTATTCAGCTTTAGTTGTATTTTCTAATCAGAATATTTGGTCCAGTTCAGAGCACCACATTTCATTAGCATCCTGGAACGtatccagaagaaagcaatgaaggTATTTTGAGGGCTGGAAGGCACTGAGTGTATTAGCTTGAAGAAAAGAAGACCAGAAGTTGATATGTTAGCTATCTTTAATCATCTAAAGTGCTGTTACGTAAAAGGTGGGAAAGAATTACCCAGAATTGTTACAGTAGAtgggacaagaaacaatgggtttaaattgcAAGGAAGTACATATTTGCTGTACTTCAGGAGTTGCTTCAGATCCTGACATTGCAAGACATACTGTTAAAAGGATGTGGGAAGCCTTCTCTGTGCTTGCCCTGACAACATGGAACAAGCTCCCCCAAGAAATGATGGCTGGCTTCCTTCATGAAATAATTTCTGGAAAGTCCCAAAgactcttttatttttaactgagcATTGATGTGAACTGATGGTAACCGGACAATCATTTTTAGGTAGATTATGGTGCTGAGCTTTTCTATGGtttgttattttatcttttacTACTAACCATCAAAATAAGTTGATTGAGATGGAATAATAAACAATACTTCTGTATACATTTTCATGACAGCTTTAtatacctcatttttttttcttttacatggtATGAATTTCTTccaatttaaaatacataattcaatcctacattttatttttattttattcactcaTTCAAAGGAACCAATGTAATTAATCAGTTGCCTTCATACTTAAGgtgtcatttacttttctgatatCCCCCCTAGATTATGCATTTCCAAACAAATTATACTGATTAGGATATTGAATTGCCTACTGTAAATATTGCCTAATACTTTGTTGAATAAtatctccttctctcttttatGGTTATCAAAACCATTTCAAACAGCAAGAGAAATCTACATAAAGTTAAAGAAGTAGAGGAAGATTTGGACTTACTTCCTGGTTGCTCCATAAATTTAATGGGCCAACAACCCTTTCTAGAGGGCAGAGATGGATATTGCCCTGAAAAAATTCCTCATTCACTGCAAAAGTTATATTTTCCTGCTCAATTTCTGTAGTACATACAATATTTCCATATTATGTTGTCTCAAAGCTCCTGTGTATTTTGGAAATGGACTTCCAGCAGATCATTAGCTACTTCACAGAGACAGGAacgcagagagagagaaggagaaggagaaggagaaggagaatatatgccaagagaaaggaaagaaattgcCCGTGTTCTGGAACAGAAAGATGGGAGGGCAAACTAAACAGAAAAAGTTTAAAGGTGAAACAAAGATATGCCCCAAGGGAGAAAGAGGCAACtaagattttaaaaagggagaaaaaaatgcagtgtgATGTTGATGAaaccataattattttggaagtgggtgaaaaaGACTTCCAGCAAagtgagattatttatttatttatttatttatttgtttgtttgtttgtttgtttgtttatttatttttcagattttatcacttcccatctcccctgaaaaggggagattattataattttaattgtaatatatatattttataattataatttataatatattttattataattaaaacataatgatGACATGTGATGGAATGCTGGAGTGAAAGTTTTAGAAATACACATTGGAATGATAGTGAATTGTTGAAGAGTGATATTGATAGTGCTATAGATGTAAAAATAAAGTCACAGTtagaattttcaaaaataataaagctgcagATGTAAATGGTATAACtgggaaaatgttaaaatgtggatTTGGTTTAAGTACTGTGGAAAGATTGCATCTATACCTCACAAGTGCAGTCCCTGGAGCCATCTCAAAGTCATTAAGAATAATTGATGGGACAATTGATGGGTCACTGTGAGATGAGAACACTGGGAGTATGGGAGGGGAGcattcaaactttttcaggctgcagaagtTCAAGAGGCAAATCTGTAGAAAGAGAACAGTGGCAATAAAACTTGTGTttgttgtaatttatttatgCACATTTATACATTAAGCTTATTGGAATTTCACAAAAATGAATGCTCCCATTACTATCCCAGAAATTTCCTCCATTTAGTGTAAATGCAAAATTTCTGTTTCCAATGTATACATATTAAAGTTTGAATTTCACAATTACTGAACTTGGGAAATTAATGTTTTAATGAAAGAAATCAATACTCAAGGGCAGGCATGTGATTGCTTTTCTTTAGAAAAAATGCTATTTACATCCCTGGTTGCTTTTGAGTGAACTTTTTTCTCCTTTAGTGTCTCATGAATTCCCATCAAGTTCTCACACaaccccagggttctgcagaACACAGTTTGGAAAATTCTACATTAAAGAACCACAGTGTTGGTGAAACAGATTTTACTCCCACTGCAGTCCTGGCCTCCTCAAATACAGATGGTTTATCCAAGACATCAAAAGGCTGTTCATTCCTGCTAATAGGAGAGACTGATTCTGCCAATTGAACTTATTGTTTTTAAGATTCAGTTTGCTGCATGGACATGATTGGCTTTTTGATTTACTAAACAACAAAGATCAACATATTGAGGAAATAGAATTCTAAGAGTACATATATTAGAACTATAATGGGTAAATGATAAAACCTAGTAGACTGTCATGCTTATTGTGTTAGTTATGCCTatgaccaaatatatatatatatacaaatatatatatatatatatatatattatttccaTTTCAATTTAATACATTACTTATCTGAACTATTTTAAATGGATCAAAGGGCTAGTTATGATTTGTACCAAAATGAGATGTGAAGAAACCTTCAGAACTGCTCTGTAAGTTGTGTGTTAAATTATTAAAGAACATTACTCATAACTTAGAGcaagtttgatgtagtggttaaggcatcaggttagaaactgggagactgtgagctgtgtgaccttgggccagtcactttctctcagcccttggaaggaggcaatggcaaaccacttctgaaaaaccttgccaagaaaactacagggaattGCACAAGCAGTCTGAGAATCAGATACAATTGAaagggttaaaaacaaacaaacaaacaactcatGACTTATTTGAACACAGTTCCATAACAGTTGAATAATGTAGTGGATCACATATGGTGATGTATCGATCATGTGGCATTGCTAGAAGCAAGAAAATATCAACACAACAAAAAtgctaaagaaaaatatttgtgtaATACATCCCAACTTGAGAGATGATTTTTTTGTCTGGCTGCGAAATTCTCTAGCATCTTTGGAACTGTGACTGAAGAGTAGCAAATGTCAACAAAGGCTAGATgactgagaaagaaaaacattggAGTATGAAGACGAAGCTCGGTTCTGATTATCAGTATGACTGTGGAGTTTCCTGAGACTGTAGcagtatatataattaaaaacagaaagaagaggTTGATCTGATATTGTGGATCACTTGAAAGTCCCAAGAGTATAAACTGTGTAATTGCAGTTTGATTTTCTATGGAAGGAAACTGAGTATCTTTAAGATCTGTCATAATGAGGAAACAAATATGaacattaataattttaatattccataaaatatttcattatacGTATATAAAATTTCATGTACAACAGCTGAGTGACTAGGTGC includes:
- the LOC134497301 gene encoding olfactory receptor 13G1-like, producing the protein MRNKSCVSTFVMIGLSEKPKLQLVLFILFLSVYIVALIGNLAIIAAIIAYPKLHRPMYFFLFHLAVVDIICTSAIIPKMLGNIATFSKGISYSGCIVQLYSFTWCLGAEMVLFTIMAYDRYVAICHPLHYTIMMSKKVCMALSTVVILIAISNSWVHTGLIMRLTFCGPNGINHFFCEIPPLLALSCSPVRINEVWVFTADIFLAMGNFLLTCLSYCFIVRTIFKIKTSEGKKKAFSTCSSHLIVVTLYYSTVIYTYIRPASSYNFQRDKAVAALYTLVTPVLNPIVYSLRNNDVKAALKKVFFIT